A genome region from Nocardia sp. NBC_01730 includes the following:
- a CDS encoding ABC transporter ATP-binding protein, producing the protein MIRKMLGLVPDEFAPLTTKLLAAITAQALCQSIAYLLLVPVLEALFDDDLGRAWFWTLLMLVAVAAMAVFGYLQATIGLRIAVGMQRGLQTRIGDHLNALPLGWFETRGTGPLSRIAVENVREIQGAIAYLLAKVLTSIVVPLGVAVGMLLIDWRISLAMLLAAPVLFLVNGLANGAYTRSDERVHAAAAEADSRVVEFAQAQPVLRAFGAVGAGNRALDGALHRQRAASARMVFTSVPGLIVFALFVQAVFLVLTYVVVSRATDGAISVAAAIALIAVSSRFIEPLNQAAQLGNGLRAAAAAADRVTELLAEPTLPESTTPVTPGRSNIVFDNVSFGYRPGELILSEVTFSVPAGTTTAIVGPSGAGKTTLLRLAARFYDAESGRVVVGEHDVREQPSETLLNQLSLVFQNVYLFNRSVADNIRIGRPDATDVELSRAAEAARVDEIAERLPDGYGTVVGEGGATLSGGERQRVSIARALLKDAPIVLLDEATSALDPHSEAVVVRGVHELTSGKTVIVVAHRLATIAHADQILFLDGGRIVERGTHSELLELGGRYADFWNERSRASGWRLEPTPV; encoded by the coding sequence ATGATTCGCAAGATGCTCGGGCTTGTTCCGGATGAATTCGCACCGCTGACAACGAAACTGCTCGCCGCGATCACCGCGCAGGCACTGTGCCAGTCGATCGCCTATCTCCTGTTGGTGCCGGTGTTGGAGGCGTTGTTCGACGACGACCTCGGCCGCGCGTGGTTCTGGACGCTGCTGATGCTGGTCGCCGTCGCGGCCATGGCCGTCTTCGGATACCTGCAGGCGACGATCGGTCTGCGCATAGCGGTCGGCATGCAGCGCGGGTTGCAGACCAGGATCGGTGACCACCTCAACGCACTCCCGTTGGGCTGGTTCGAAACGCGCGGCACCGGGCCGCTGTCTCGCATTGCCGTAGAGAATGTGCGCGAGATCCAAGGCGCCATCGCCTATCTGCTGGCCAAGGTGTTGACCAGCATCGTGGTTCCGCTCGGTGTCGCGGTGGGCATGCTCTTGATCGATTGGCGCATCTCGCTGGCCATGTTGCTCGCCGCTCCGGTGCTCTTTCTGGTCAATGGACTGGCCAACGGCGCATACACCCGGTCCGACGAGCGGGTGCACGCCGCGGCGGCCGAAGCAGATTCGCGGGTGGTCGAGTTCGCGCAGGCGCAGCCGGTGCTGCGGGCCTTCGGTGCGGTCGGCGCAGGCAATCGCGCGCTCGATGGCGCGCTGCACCGGCAGCGCGCGGCGAGCGCGCGGATGGTGTTCACCTCGGTGCCGGGCCTGATCGTCTTCGCCCTGTTCGTTCAGGCGGTCTTCCTGGTGCTCACCTATGTCGTGGTGAGTCGGGCGACCGACGGTGCGATCTCGGTCGCCGCCGCCATCGCGTTGATCGCGGTCAGCTCCCGCTTCATCGAGCCGCTGAACCAGGCCGCGCAGCTGGGCAACGGTCTACGCGCGGCCGCGGCCGCGGCCGACCGGGTCACCGAGCTGCTCGCTGAACCCACACTTCCGGAATCGACTACGCCTGTTACGCCTGGTCGGTCGAACATCGTGTTCGACAACGTGTCGTTCGGCTATCGGCCGGGCGAGCTCATCCTGTCCGAGGTGACCTTCAGTGTGCCCGCGGGCACCACGACGGCGATCGTCGGGCCGAGCGGTGCGGGCAAGACCACGCTGCTGCGGCTGGCCGCGCGGTTCTACGACGCCGAGTCCGGCCGGGTCGTGGTCGGCGAGCACGATGTGCGGGAGCAGCCATCGGAGACGCTGCTGAACCAGCTATCGCTGGTTTTCCAGAACGTCTACCTGTTCAACCGGTCGGTAGCGGACAACATTCGGATCGGCAGGCCGGACGCCACCGATGTCGAGCTGAGCCGGGCGGCGGAGGCGGCGCGCGTGGACGAGATCGCCGAACGGCTACCGGATGGATACGGCACTGTTGTCGGCGAGGGCGGCGCCACCCTGTCCGGCGGTGAGCGGCAACGGGTTTCGATCGCCCGCGCGTTGCTGAAGGATGCACCGATCGTGCTGCTGGACGAGGCGACAAGTGCACTGGACCCACACAGCGAGGCAGTCGTCGTGCGCGGCGTGCACGAGCTGACCAGCGGCAAGACGGTGATCGTCGTCGCGCACCGGTTGGCAACCATCGCGCACGCCGACCAGATCCTCTTTCTCGACGGCGGCCGCATCGTCGAGCGTGGCACGCACAGTGAGCTTTTGGAGCTCGGTGGCCGCTACGCCGACTTCTGGAACGAGCGGTCGCGCGCGTCCGGCTGGCGGCTGGAGCCCACGCCGGTCTGA
- a CDS encoding siderophore-interacting protein has product MGKGTEGLLLKVWRADDYRLRVTSTESITNAYQRIGFTAGGLLADHPVHPTQWIRLWIPDTNSEKLYQRGYTLVDQDPAGDRFHIEFALHSGPASEWARRAKVGDEIEAAVLGSDFQLPDTTPSEYVVFGDTASLPAINSLLDAIGDTPARIWLEWQDESDRTLPVRNKPHHQVTWLQRVDDGRLLREQAHEISCPQDAYGWVACDGHTTRSIVKTLKAAHGLPKTAIKSRAYWK; this is encoded by the coding sequence ATGGGCAAAGGAACCGAGGGCTTGCTTCTGAAGGTGTGGCGGGCAGACGACTACCGACTCCGCGTCACCTCCACCGAAAGCATTACCAACGCGTACCAGCGAATCGGCTTCACTGCCGGTGGGCTGCTCGCGGACCATCCGGTTCATCCCACACAGTGGATCCGCCTGTGGATCCCGGATACCAACAGTGAGAAGCTTTATCAGCGCGGTTACACCCTGGTCGATCAGGATCCGGCCGGCGACCGCTTTCACATCGAATTCGCCCTGCACAGCGGCCCGGCCAGCGAATGGGCACGGCGCGCGAAGGTGGGCGACGAGATCGAGGCCGCGGTGCTCGGCTCGGACTTCCAACTGCCCGATACGACACCGAGCGAATACGTCGTCTTCGGCGACACCGCCTCACTGCCCGCGATCAACTCGCTGCTGGATGCCATCGGCGACACTCCAGCTCGGATCTGGCTGGAGTGGCAGGACGAGTCCGATAGGACACTGCCGGTGCGCAACAAGCCACACCACCAGGTGACCTGGTTACAGCGCGTCGACGACGGGCGGCTGCTGCGCGAGCAGGCACACGAAATATCCTGCCCGCAGGACGCATACGGCTGGGTCGCCTGCGACGGCCACACCACTCGTTCGATCGTCAAGACCCTCAAGGCCGCCCACGGATTGCCCAAGACCGCGATCAAGTCCCGCGCCTACTGGAAGTAG
- a CDS encoding SidA/IucD/PvdA family monooxygenase: MGEPVDRLLVVGAGPKAMAVAAKSHVLRELGLPAPQVIVVESHAVGGNWLSSGGWTDGRHRLGTSPEKDVGFPYRSTWSRRHNSAINDAMMAFSWTSFLVERGMFAEWIDRGRPSPQHHVWAKYLQWVARKTDVELVLGSVRKISAAADGWLVSVIDADGVVAEIDADRLMITGPGDSGRALVDHPKVLSIADFWDLAGRRQLPVSSRAAVIGGGETGGSAMDELVRHDVLTVSVISPSATIYTRGESYFENSLYSDPVKWRALSIAERRDVVRRTDRGVFSVRVQENLLGDSRVHHLQGRVVRVVEQGEGIALTLRNEQRPDQVHAFDLVVDATGGQPLWFLDMFDADAADLVELAIGGPITQARIEASIGHDLAVSGLEAKLYLPNLAGLAQGPGFPNLSCLGELSDRVLSTEPVGSGSIRRAAPTSAHR; the protein is encoded by the coding sequence ATGGGAGAACCGGTGGACAGACTGCTTGTGGTGGGTGCGGGGCCGAAGGCCATGGCCGTCGCGGCAAAGTCGCATGTACTGCGCGAGCTGGGTCTGCCCGCGCCGCAGGTGATCGTCGTGGAATCGCATGCGGTGGGCGGTAACTGGCTGTCCAGCGGCGGCTGGACCGATGGTCGGCACCGGCTCGGCACCAGTCCGGAGAAGGATGTGGGTTTTCCTTACCGCTCGACCTGGTCGCGCAGGCACAACAGTGCGATCAACGACGCGATGATGGCCTTCAGCTGGACGTCGTTCCTGGTCGAGCGCGGCATGTTCGCCGAATGGATCGACAGGGGCCGCCCGAGTCCGCAGCATCATGTCTGGGCCAAATACCTGCAGTGGGTCGCCAGGAAGACCGATGTCGAGCTCGTGCTCGGTTCGGTGCGCAAGATCTCCGCGGCGGCCGATGGCTGGCTGGTCTCGGTGATCGACGCGGATGGTGTCGTCGCCGAGATCGATGCGGACCGGCTGATGATCACCGGACCGGGCGACAGTGGGCGCGCGCTGGTCGACCACCCGAAGGTGTTGAGCATCGCGGACTTCTGGGATCTCGCGGGCCGTCGCCAGCTGCCGGTGTCGTCGCGGGCCGCGGTGATCGGCGGCGGCGAGACCGGCGGCTCGGCGATGGACGAACTGGTCCGCCACGACGTGCTGACCGTTTCGGTGATCTCGCCCTCGGCCACGATCTACACCCGTGGCGAGAGCTACTTCGAGAACTCGCTGTACAGCGATCCGGTCAAGTGGCGGGCGCTGAGCATCGCGGAGCGCCGCGACGTGGTCCGGCGCACCGACCGCGGCGTGTTCTCGGTGCGGGTGCAGGAGAACCTGTTGGGCGACAGCCGTGTTCACCACCTGCAGGGGCGGGTCGTGCGGGTAGTCGAGCAGGGCGAGGGCATCGCGCTCACCCTGCGCAATGAGCAGCGCCCGGACCAGGTGCATGCCTTCGATCTCGTGGTCGACGCGACCGGGGGGCAGCCACTGTGGTTCTTGGACATGTTCGACGCGGATGCCGCGGACCTGGTCGAGCTGGCGATCGGCGGGCCGATCACCCAGGCGCGGATTGAGGCGTCGATCGGCCATGACCTGGCGGTGTCCGGGCTCGAGGCGAAGCTCTATCTGCCGAATCTCGCGGGTCTGGCTCAGGGGCCGGGTTTCCCGAACCTCAGCTGCCTCGGCGAACTTTCGGATCGGGTGCTTTCCACGGAGCCGGTCGGATCCGGGTCGATCAGGCGGGCCGCCCCAACGTCCGCTCATAGATAG
- a CDS encoding methionyl-tRNA formyltransferase, translated as MRIVSFGFQTWGRKTLQALLDSEHEVVLAVTHPASAQSYKAIWSDSVEELARERGIPVHLTERADTETIDLVKRAEPDVIVVNSWYTWMPSELYSLPPHGTLNLHDSLLPKFTGFSPVLWALISGASEFGLTVHRMDEQLDTGDILVQRSLPIGPTATGTELVEAGMELIPGALREALSALESGTAQWRPQNKAERTYFHKRSARDSRIDWSLSAVDLERFVRALSEPYPRAFSSYRGEKVEILAAEVSAARYGGTVGRVVVQESGGVVVCGSDAIRGRNRGLVITRVRTADGVEHSGAEFFTRGGYLTDAPE; from the coding sequence ATGCGTATCGTGTCGTTCGGCTTCCAGACCTGGGGCCGTAAAACCCTGCAGGCTCTGCTCGATTCGGAGCATGAGGTGGTGCTCGCGGTGACCCATCCGGCAAGTGCCCAGTCCTACAAGGCGATCTGGTCGGATTCGGTCGAGGAACTGGCCCGCGAGCGCGGCATTCCGGTGCATCTGACCGAACGGGCCGACACGGAGACCATCGATCTGGTCAAGCGGGCCGAGCCGGATGTCATTGTGGTGAACAGCTGGTACACCTGGATGCCGTCGGAGCTGTACAGTCTGCCGCCGCACGGCACGCTCAATCTGCACGACTCGCTGCTACCGAAGTTCACCGGCTTCTCGCCGGTGTTGTGGGCATTGATCAGCGGTGCGTCCGAATTCGGGCTCACCGTGCACCGCATGGACGAGCAGTTGGACACCGGCGACATCCTTGTGCAGCGCTCGCTGCCGATCGGGCCGACCGCCACCGGGACCGAGCTGGTCGAAGCCGGGATGGAGCTGATTCCCGGCGCACTGCGAGAGGCGCTGAGCGCCCTCGAGTCCGGTACCGCGCAGTGGCGGCCGCAGAACAAGGCCGAGCGAACCTACTTCCACAAGCGGTCCGCGCGCGACAGCCGGATCGATTGGTCGTTGTCCGCGGTCGATCTGGAGCGCTTCGTGCGCGCGCTGTCCGAACCGTATCCGCGCGCGTTCAGCAGCTACCGCGGCGAGAAGGTCGAGATTCTGGCCGCCGAGGTGTCCGCGGCACGCTACGGCGGCACCGTGGGGCGGGTAGTGGTCCAGGAAAGCGGCGGTGTCGTGGTGTGCGGGTCGGACGCGATTCGTGGACGCAACCGCGGCCTGGTGATCACCCGTGTGCGCACAGCGGATGGCGTCGAACACTCTGGAGCCGAATTCTTCACGCGCGGGGGATATCTCACCGACGCACCGGAGTGA